One Populus nigra chromosome 16, ddPopNigr1.1, whole genome shotgun sequence genomic window, TTAACTACATCAAAGAACTTTAGAATTTCTAAAAGCATGCCCGTGAAAATTTCACTTTTATCGATCCCCAAATCAACCATGACTTTACCCAAACGCTAGCTTCTCTGCTGAAATATTGAGAAGATCACTTTTGGTTTCTCGtttgtcattttatatatatacacaattaACTTTTTGCATACAATATTCTACCAAAATCTAGCCTCTTATTCCTTTAGTGATGTTTTCCAATGAGCTACATGATGCATGAATTAAGAGATCGAGAGTATGATCAACGATGTCATTAATTAGTGAATATTCTAATTAATCAAGTGGGAGTACTTAGATGAGGCTAGATGGTTAGTTAATTAGGAGAAACCagcatttcattaatttttcgtCTAATGTTTTTAAACAATTGAACACTCTCTCAAGTCATTATCAGCTGAATCGGCAGATTAAAAACCCTACAATAACTTTTCGAGCTACCCATGCCATGTATATTCAATTTTTCGTCTATTCATTGAATGTcacctctctgtttttttttactataattaatcaatattcttccattttttttcttatagtttCTATATGTGCACTTTAGTTGAGGTAGATCACAAAGTAACATTTACAAAGAGATCTTTCTTTGACTATAAAATCCTAAGAGAGCCCACAGATTAATTTGCTTTATAGCACTTGTAGCTTCATGATTTTAGGAGAAAAATGCTTGATAGTGGCTTTCCATGATATATGAACCACAACTTCGTGTGttgctatatattttcaagGGTGAAAATGAATATtctaaaagatatatttttagagaaaaaacgaGGAATCATGAGattataaatttgtttgaaGTAAACGTAGATTCCACTTTTACTTAGGTTAAAAATTAAGTAGTTGAGTCGAGCCAatatgaagaattttttttttgttaactcgATAGTTTTGACAGAGGGGAGgtgaaaaactttttattttattgaagcaTATGCCTCGGCGACCTACTGCCAAGCTAAATTACCTAAACTTATTCTTCCCGGCTACTCAATGGGGATGCATGCACCAATACCTATTAAAGTTTAGtggggttaaaaaaaaaattctaacttCGATTTCTTTTTAACCTAACAacagaaaacaaatgaaatctTAAATATCTCAGAAAGATTTAGAGAAGATTAAAATGTTGTCATATTCTAAGGATTGAATGTTCGGTCCACCAAACAAACTACACTTTAGGGTTTTTATGACACGAGTGCTTGGGATCATTCTGAGTCTATTTTCTTACGAAGTCTAACACGTTACATTATCACTTTCACGTAATGAAATAACAAGAGAAAGTATCTATACGATATACCATCTAAATTATCTATATATCGGGAGTCAAATTCAAGAATTCGATACACACCATCTAGGAATATCCATCTCTTGTATACGTGATTGAATCCATATAGTATATAGATTATGTACGTATTAGGTGATGTTTTGGGATTTGTCCAGCTACCCTATTATGTTATTATGataaagaaatcattttgaacgaataaataaattttaaaggagTTCCTCAACAAGGGTCACCAAGAATAGATCTTATTAGGCCAATAACAAAGATTAGGGTAACGAACATAATTATGTATATGCATGGGGAGCTAGCTATCTCTTGTTTTGGGGGCCTGGATATAATTACATGTTGAACAGGATGCATGTCAAAAGAAATTTTTGAGCCATACTGCAAAACCCACACCTTATCAGTCATTGTCATTTTGGTACTATGCTTTGACAATGATATAAATTAGTAtatgatcaaaatataattaatatatagagtTCATTGCATGGTTGGGTCAAAGTCATTGTTAATGCCCTTTGCccatctttaaaaattaatgacatggtttattttatttcctttttgttattgtttatttatatgtttccatgcttttttctatttatataggtttgatataatGGTGGGAACTCaagtgtttgatttgttggcTTCATTGTAGGTGCTTTAGAAGTTAGCCAGCTGAAGAACTCTAAGGCACTCAACCAgcataaaagttaatttttcagGTAAATCTAGCTATCTGGGATTAGAATTTCATTAAACTTTAGGCTTCTTGAATTTGTGTTTTCATATCGTTTTGCTCGATGTTCATTAAACTACTTTGCTTCTTAATTTGTGTTGTTAACATATAATCTTTTTGTTAATTCACAAACAGATATGTTTAAGAGAAATCTCGCGAAGTTCAACCAGGCCATGGGATTTCAGAGATCTTCCTATTGGCAAAAGGTGCAGCCTGGTAGTGATCTTTCTACAAAAGAGACGGCACCAAATTCAAGTCACCCTGTAACCAATGAAGCTGTTTCTGATGATGCAAATTACAGTTCATGGATGGTTAGTCCTCTCATCAGAATTTTTTCGTTGCACTATAGTCAAACTTGTATCTAATTTCCAGCAAGCATCTGACCATAACATATACCAAATTATTAGGTGGACCATCCTTCTGCATTGACCTCATTTGATCAGATGATGAAGGATGCAAAGGGGAAGAAGATCGTCGTGTTTTTAGACTATGACGGTACTCTCTCGCCGATTGTAAATGATCCTGACTGCGCTTTCATGTCTGATGAGGTGAGCACTCATGTCCATGCATGTGAATGTGGAGAAATTTTTCGATACATTGCCACACGCAACGCTTTCAACTAGAGTATCCAAGTAAAATCCACATGTACATGAGAGAGAGAAGCACCATGCTGAATGTATagaaaaattacatgaaaataatgTGAACTATGCAATTGATTGTTAAAGCAAGAAACTCATGAATCATTAAACTCACAATGTGCAGATGCGTGCAGCAGTTCGAGAAGTTGCAAAATACTTTCCAACTGCTATAATCAGTGGTAGAAGCAGAGATAAGGTAACACATGAAGAATTTTTCTTGTTGTCGGGTTTGTGGGGCAGTTTATGAGGCAGAGTTTGAGAATGTCGATGGTCTCTTTCGTGCAGGTGAAAGGATTTGTACAgttgaataatatatattatgctgGAAGCCATGGGATGGACATCATGGCACCACCTAGACCGGTTAGGTCCAGTGATGGAAAATACCATACTGTTTCCCTTGACAGAAAGGTAAAAATGATTAGTCCATCTCTCCTCTTTTTTGGTCAAGCCACATGTTTTCTGCTATAAACCATGAGAATTAGTTAAGAAAGAACACagagaaaattctcaatcatagGATGGttttaagaaagaagaaaggacATGTTCTTAATTCCCTCTTAACTAATCACATGTTTTGTTCAATTTGGTAGGGCAATGATGCTGTCTTTCAACCTGCTCAGAAATTTTTGCCTGCAATTCAAAAGGTAAGTGAGATTCTTTATTTTGAAGGGCCATTTTTGGTCTTACCAGACACCAATTATACCTTGTTTCTCACTATGATTATGGCCATGGAGTAACAATTTCTCTGTGTACTTGTAACAGATTTTGAAAGAACTGGAAGAGGCAATTATGAAAATACCAGGTGCCAGAGTAGAGAACAACAGATTTTGTGCCTCCGTACATTTTCGACAAGTTAGAGAGGAGGTAAAATCAAGACCTAAGCTCAAATCTTTTGGTGTGGTTTCATTACAGCATCTTCATCACCACCACAACTATGGCattatgagttttttctttgagaagaaaggaatttgaaaatacaacttttttcttcttttgaatcAGGATTATGGGACCTTAGAGGAGAAGGTGAAGTCCATACTTAAACACTATCCAGACTTTCGCTTGGGTTGGGGTAAAAAGGTATGCATAAATCTTTCAAGACTCTATCTAAAGTTCTCGATATAACTAATAAGATCGTCCTCTAATTTTTCTGTAAATTCGCATGAAGGTTATGGAAATACGACCATCAATAGAATGGGACAAAGGCAATGCCCTGGAATATTTACTCGATACTCTAGGGTTAGGTAACTGCACCGATGTTCTCCCACTTTACATTGGAGATGACAAAACAGATGAAGATGCTTTCAAGGTATTgttacaagaaaaattataactttagTTTGAGCCTGATCAAGAAATACTGCTTCATGGAGTTGCTAAACTTGTTCTTATATCCAAACCATCGCAGGTAATTCAAAAGAGAGGCCAAGGGTGTCCGATCGTTGTCACTTCCAGTCCCAAGGATACTAAAGCCTCATACTCCCTGTATGAACCATCAGAAGTGTTGACATTCTTGTTGCGTCTAGCAAGGTGGAGGAAATCCTCTAGTTCGAGTAGGTCAGTACTATCTCAGGTTTGGGGTGTGAGTGGTTGAAAACTTGAAGTTGAAACCAAGTATTAGCACTACGCATAGAATCTTGGGATAGAAATAAAGATGTGTTTATAAATATAGAGAGGAAAGCTAGGAGGAGGTTGAGGGGATATGAGCAGGAAACCAGTTGTTTCATCCATTTTATCTGTTGTTTTGTATGGTATTATGCTTACCACTTGTAAACTAGAAATCAAGTtcaatataaatacaaaaatgttTGCAAAAATGACTGCATCTTGACTGCCACAGATTGTTTTCTTGGATCTTGAGGTGTGGGTATGAAATCCTGTGATGTTTTGGAAACTATGATGAAAGAAATGCCTAGCCAAAACCATTGAAACCTTGGCATCTCGTCTTCTGTTTCTGAAGTGCCATCATCTGCTGTTGATACCCTAGCAAGTACCAAATCAAACACATAGTCTATCGTATTATTGTTGTCGCACGTCAGAATTCGTGCGGCATCGGCTGACGATTTTTCTATTATGTGTTTGCTTGATTGGTTCGttagagtcgccacctagtaatttattgaagacTACTAGGAAACCAGATGTACTAGTCTTGTCAGaaattcacgggtaagggactgattgtagttagggaaggtattagcacccctaacgcaccctacctgaggtaagctgcttcgtggctttgacgtattaaaaaagttttaataattgtcttttcatcgggtattagaaatacaacttacgtgTAAgttcaaagattgaaatttaacAGTATATCATTGACCGGTGAGAGTcctattgataaagaaaattttatttgaggaagaaatgtacaaaatcagatgtttatagactcaattaaattttattgaaggtttaattgaatttatggagggtttgatcgcaagaaaaattgatttttaagtcaatttgggttttaattggaagaaattaaagttctggggtcaaattataatttttgagagttgatttggtcaaatcaggggcttaattgcatatatATTGAAGTCTggtggccaattagggactcgattgaataaatccaaaaccaaggaccataGTGAAAAAGCACGCAAAGTGAAGGGCTGATTTGAAATTGAATCTATTTTGGCGCTAGTTTTcgtttaaatgaaacggcgcatTTTGatcaaaacgacgccgtttcatgctTTTCActggaacaaaaaaagaaaaaggaagcaaACGGTGTCGTTTGGAACGGCACCATAAGCCTTCTTTTTCCCCTGGACACGCAGAGAATAGGGGAAGAAGAAGCATTTTCCCTcccatttttttatcctttttctctctctcaaaacctAAAAACCCAACGCCCTGACTTGTCCCTTCACTGACACCACCATGTCCTTACGCCAAAAGGGTCATGCCCTGCAGAGGCAGGGGTAGCTGTGCAGTAGCCGCCCCCATGCATGCCACCATGCCCTGCACCATGAGAGGGCAGGGCAGGGTGGCCCTCTCTCCCTCTGCCTATAAATACAGAGGGAGTGCAGGACAAGAGGAGGAAAAAAGAGGGAGCTGGAACGTTTTCGCTTGAAAGAGAAAGTGAGGGAGACTGAGAGAGAGACCGACAGttattagagagaaaaaaaggtgaGACCGAAGGAGTGAAACACCATGGAAGAGCAAGGGACTGAAagtagaaactaaaaaaaaacagaggagacgTTGAGAAGGAAGAAAGGTTTAGAGAGAAACAAACGCCACCACCAGCAAACTAAAacagcaacaaaaagaaaaaacgaaaaGGAAGCACGGGAGAATAGAGGAAGGAAGGGAAGGAGAAGAGGGGAGCTGAAAGTTAACGGGGAAAACTGAGACCAGAAGAGGAAGACACAGACGTTAGTATCTCTGCACCGCGGAGAAGAAGCACAACCACAGTCATCGGGCTTCCCAGTAGCTGCCACCGCCATCTTGCCACCATCAACGCTGCCAACGCCAGCAAAActgaagaggaagaagaggagcaGAACCGAGAGAGGGAACAACGAAAGACAGAGAAGGGATTGAGGagagaaacagaggagagaagGCAAGAGAACAGCCGCCGCCTACACCACCCCCCTGCCACATCCGCTGCCGCCAGCGTCGCCACCGGTCCAGGTAACTTTCTCCCCTCCCTTATCGTTTTTCGCTTCAGCTTCATTTTACGTTCTGCAGCAAATGAAGATTAATTAGCTAGTTACTGTGCTGTGCTAGCTAATTATATTTTGCTGGTTACTGTGCGAAGCACAGTAACCAGCCATTTTATTGATTAcgggctggaacatcagcccagcccacgcggctgggctgagtccagcccacaGTATATGGGTCGGGTCAGGCCCAGCCCAGGATGATGGGCCAGATCCGgcgcagtttttttttttttaagaaaaattcaaaaatattggtttgtaattttacaagtttcccgcgtatttatttttatgtcattttgattaatatcaagcaatattttttatgttgctaaaaatacaaaatccaatattaaaatactcggttttcgtcaaaacttctaaaaaatacaaaaaaaattaaaaaaaaatatttctgtgCATACGGCTAAGTGTCTCAAAgttaaaaatcatattgtgttttttttatatatacatcaaaaaaacaatgttttagcatgcattttggttttaataactagtttattaaagtcaagagaacattggctaaaatttcaaaaacaacaaaaattttattttgtttgtcttttagtaTCCGGGGTACGATATTACATGTAATACGTATTCCCGATCTTAAAACAATAGTGCTTTTATAGATATTAGAACTGTTATGTTTTATCCCTtaaagataagaacctccttattgaggagggcttttcttgaGTCTTAGATAGATAGGACCAACAAGTAGAAAACATGACCAAACCTTAGATTTTGatcagacaaataaaacaatgcagcttaccttaggtagggtgtatttggggtgctaacaccttctctttacgcaaccagtctccgtacctgttctctgagaccagttagggttcctagtgaccataatactaggtggcaactctcattttatatttttttttcaccgctaaaagacaaagaattccttgtctccccacatttaccagatatatatccatacatttaagggtggacgatcgccgcgacgccgcacacgtgcgacagagAGGTTTTCaagtgatgaaaactttttgttttgattttggtgaaaaatatgaagtgacatTTGATTGGTAAAAAaggtttaagatttaatttgagAGTTACCAAGAACCGGTAttcaaaacattcattttatttgcatgaataatgattttgttttgcatgagaaagcactgcctaccgatccagattACTTATCcttgatcagaaagggcttgattaggcacgtaatgtaggcttgggctATTGGTTATGAAGAAAAAGGATATTTACAAGCTCAAAACATGTTTAAAGGATTTGAAGATTAAGGATCGCTTGTGCTTGTTTCTTGACCTTTTGTCATTTGAATGTCTTTTGAAATTATCTATCATGCCTCCAGTGATGGGCTTGGCctctttctctttgcttttgttttcttcgtATGGTTTTGAGCATCATcatattgttttcttcaatagggttttttttatgctataaaaatgaaatgtgtgctaagtatttataaattagttttacatttttagggtttattcaaaaattaaaaaaaagaaaagtcgaGTCTTACTTTGGTTATGTCGGGTCACTCGAATTACAGGTTAACCCAGCAAGTCACCCGGATTTGACCGGGTCAATTATATCTTTGAGTATTTCTGGTTTGAAATccaacttgggttaactcatTGAGCCGGATCGGGTTTCATAATTATGGTACAAGtacttttcaaaagtgtttttcacttaaaaatatatcaaaataatttttttctcatatttgtttatattagcacatcaaaaccatcAAAAAGTACTAAGACAAGCATCAATTTGAAGCTTTTCAAatgaaatgtaattttaaaactcactTAAAAACAGAAACTACCACTATCATAAACACTCAATAATAGATAAATTGCAAAATATAGGAAAGGATCTAGGAAAAGGAACGGTCGCGGATCCATTGTATATtgcattatttatattaatagtgcaacttttttttattttggtcatcagattttttttatttgcaatttcaTTCCTCCAAATTATATTAGCATGGTTTTATGTGTTaagatttctttcaatttgcaTTCTCTCACATTTACAAAGTGTCACAAAATATTTCAATGATTAATTgaagaataattttaagaaatataactttaatttagaaagaagaagaagaagaatgaccaaattcttttttaaaataaaaaaccatttgtaTATTAGCGtagaaaactttaattttccatctaaagtttttgtttatctatttatttggtccctattattttagcattttacatttcaatcctaaattttgtttttttatatttcaatctcTAGATAAtaagagaaaggagagaaagtcattagaaaatattaaaggGAGATAAAGTGCTAGGaatattttaatcataaaaaagatCAATCATAATGTCAAATGGGTTTGTCTTTTCAAATAGAATTCAATGAATGTggctttatattttaaacatggtaaaaaaaatagattaaatcaTTAAAGGTTTTATTAGTTAAACTTGTGAATTTTAGAGTAATTAGTAGGTGTTTTAGGGTTGAAAATGAGTTCATTGAGGCTTTTGGATGGAGTTAGGTGATTTCATGTGAAAACATGttgaaaataggtttttaaggTCTAAAAACTTGAATCctgattttttgagattttttgtaaaattagcatagtaaattaaaaaaaatagaaaattaacttAGGTTAAAAAAGATTTAGCTAAATAGCACAGTTTGATCATATCACACTTTAGAAGCACGACTTTTactaaatatcattatttttaagcaCGATAAGATAGTTGTCATGCTTCAGAATATCGACATTTAGTAAATATTGTGCTTTTAAAGTGACATGGTCAAACTCCAATCTTCTACCTAAACCGATTGACCGCTTGGATCTAATTATATTAATCGATCGGCCATTTCAcacaaaaaccataattttatgaagtttttcttccaaatatatttcataaatcaaaaaatatatatatatatatatatattcttacttGTTGACTTAAAAATAGACTCtaatcaaaatcttaaaaagttattaatcaTATAGTGGTGGAGGATTCTGAGCACTCAAGTCTGCCATAACTAAATAAGGATTTGCTCCAAACAGATTACGTAGATGGCCTAGCATATGCATTTATAGACCAGTGGAATAGGTCTAGACCCAAGAGGAGGTATGGTCGCGTTAAACCAAAATAGCATCTCAAAATGgtcataactttttatctgaTTTTTAGATCGCGCTCAAAATTATACAGGAATTGAGACCCCCCGGTTTTCATAGTTTTGagtttttccttgttatttttggaACTGGTTGAGCCAGAAATGGTAAACTGTGCGATTTCACCAAAATTATCTTGTCACACTTCAGAATAGCGACATTTAGTAAAATTCATGCTTCTAAAGTACGACATGGTCAAACTATGTTATTTCACCAAATCTTTTTGAACTTATGTCAATTcacaattttttcaattattgtgCTAATTGCacaatttatttggttttccGATAACCAGATGTACTAAAAAATTATGCAGTTGGTAAAATATTGTTCATTTATTTCctagttttgagttttttattattattttcggAACCAATTGAGCCAAAAACAACATATTGTGCAATTTCACCAAAATTATCTTGTCGCATTTTAGAATAGCGACATTTAGTAAAAGTCATATTTCTAAAGTATGGCATGATCAAACTTTGTTATTTCACCAAATTTTTTGAACTTATATTaattcacaatttttttaattattatgctAATTGCACAATTTATCTGATTTTCCGGTAACCAGATGCATTGAAAAAGTATGCAGCTAGCAAAATGttgtttatttaagaaaataaaaaatagagttaaTGACGTGTCATGATcatgtttggcattgtgttttaaaaacgtttttaaaaaaatttaatttattttttttgctttaaattaatatgttttttatattttgaaatcattttgatgcactgatttcaaaaataatttttaaagaataaaaaaatattattgacttacttttttaaatgaaaagtactttgaaaagcaaccgcaaccacgcTCCCAAACATACAATTAGTCCTTAAAAAATCAGTCACCAGGCCCAATAATGCCtagcattttttttactattgattaactttttctatttaaattttactaaatgctctctctcctttttttacttttgattaatcttttaatctaaattttattcaatgccatctatcttatttaaaataaaaaaaaatttagtttatttttttaaataacaattactctttctaattgtttttttttaatttcaaaatgcttcaaagaaattattgcaatttatctttaaatttttttattttttattttataaaataaattatatt contains:
- the LOC133675045 gene encoding probable trehalose-phosphate phosphatase 4, which produces MFKRNLAKFNQAMGFQRSSYWQKVQPGSDLSTKETAPNSSHPVTNEAVSDDANYSSWMVDHPSALTSFDQMMKDAKGKKIVVFLDYDGTLSPIVNDPDCAFMSDEMRAAVREVAKYFPTAIISGRSRDKVKGFVQLNNIYYAGSHGMDIMAPPRPVRSSDGKYHTVSLDRKGNDAVFQPAQKFLPAIQKILKELEEAIMKIPGARVENNRFCASVHFRQVREEDYGTLEEKVKSILKHYPDFRLGWGKKVMEIRPSIEWDKGNALEYLLDTLGLGNCTDVLPLYIGDDKTDEDAFKVIQKRGQGCPIVVTSSPKDTKASYSLYEPSEVLTFLLRLARWRKSSSSSRSVLSQVWGVSG